From Drosophila nasuta strain 15112-1781.00 chromosome X, ASM2355853v1, whole genome shotgun sequence, one genomic window encodes:
- the LOC132795903 gene encoding uncharacterized protein LOC132795903: MKFTLFALLVAVCVFSTNAGTWQPLNMSPDVGTQFEIDEFENLDTEADFFLFNGVYYAIKVALRSVKGFNCLIKWVVGIKASALQYSSDIIACGVTANQDVTNLINANLKIISTANNIINLKSNICAGADESKPVTKCVVKTLYQVFQLYKQVKSAVKLAKKIPTTGPNAVQCVTDATTTLTNYYTQFPSNIKSCSKLTS, encoded by the exons ATGAAGTTCACACTTTTCGCTCTGCTTGTCGCCGTCTGCGTGTTCAGC ACCAATGCTGGCACCTGGCAGCCTCTGAACATGTCCCCAGATGTGGGCACACAATTCGAGATCGATGAGTTCGAGAATCTCGATACTGAGGCCGATTTCTTCCTCTTCAATGGCGTCTATTATGCTATTAAGGTCGCACTTCGCAGCGTCAAGGGCTTCAACTGCCTCATTAAGTGGGTGGTTGGCATTAAAGCCAGCGCTCTGCAATACAGCTCCGATATTATTGCCTGCGGTGTTACTGCCAACCAGGATGTGACCAATCTGATCAATGCCAATCTGAAAATCATCTCCACTgccaacaacatcatcaaccTGAAGTCAAACATTTGCGCCGGTGCTGATGAGTCAAAGCCAGTCACCAAATGCGTTGTGAAGACTCTGTACCAAGTGTTCCAGCTGTACAAACAGGTCAAATCCGCCGTCAAGCTGGCCAAGAAAATCCCAACCACCGGACCCAATGCTGTCCAGTGTGTGACCGATGCCACCACCACCCTCACCAACTACTACACACAGTTCCCTAGCAACATCAAGTCCTGCTCGAAACTCACCTCCTAA
- the LOC132795808 gene encoding uncharacterized protein LOC132795808, with product MKVITLCLLVLVSASCLLSVNANAAGPNAVGFEDFDLDEFEAQLDDEYMDFETFGFIRSVRKALKKALKTVRGVNCIIKEVNEILSASTGYVDAIDACGTAVPKDVLAIVNSCKTIISLCNDVINANTKLCGTSEDGTKTTSKKCFWNLFKTVMKLTRKINTTLKQMASLPSDTSSCFVDATNSVKTSYNNFLPNIDTCVDSM from the exons ATGAAAGTAATCACACTTTGTCTCCTGGTCCTCGTGTCGGCCAGCTGTCTGCTTAGCGTCAAT GCCAATGCAGCAGGTCCCAATGCAGTCGGCTTTGAGGATTTCGACCTGGATGAGTTCGAGGCTCAGCTGGATGATGAGTACATGGATTTCGAGACATTCGGTTTCATCAGATCCGTGCGCAAGGCATTGAAGAAGGCCCTCAAGACAGTGCGTGGCGTCAACTGCATTATTAAGGAAGTGAATGAAATCTTGTCCGCATCCACCGGTTATGTGGATGCCATTGATGCCTGCGGTACTGCTGTGCCCAAGGATGTTCTTGCCATTGTCAACTCCTGCAAGACCATCATCAGCTTGTGCAACGACGTCATCAATGCGAACACCAAACTGTGTGGTACCTCTGAAGATGGCACCAAGACGACTTCTAAGAAATGCTTCTGGAACCTATTTAAGACTGTCATGAAGCTAACCAGAAAGATCAACACGACACTGAAGCAAATGGCTAGCCTGCCCTCTGATACAAGCTCCTGCTTTGTGGATGCCACAAACAGCGTGAAGACTAGCTACAACAATTTCTTGCCCAACATCGACACTTGTGTGGATTCCATGTAA
- the LOC132796135 gene encoding espin isoform X6, which yields MILRTRHAWRSSTDTEDYMQIQIAQQQHPHPHQHPHHHHPLPHQLQHQLQHQPHHGGMGVGEQPPLPPPPPPLPHMMPPPMPNMMLSNMSGDAGSTTNSKSQKPKKPGHGAAPSSQDTATRKQHQPLSAISIQDLNSVQLRRTDTQKVPKPYQMPARSLSMQCLTTSTDTYLKTDLIAELKISKDIPGIKKMKVEQQMANRMDSEHYMEITKQFTANNYVDQIYLQIPEKDQAGNAIPDWKRQMMAKKAAERAKKDFEDRMAQEAESRRLSQIPQWKRDLLARREETENKLKAAIYTPKVEENNRIADTWRLKNRAMSIDNINLASVGGLNVEQHYQQLQLLQQQTLQSHSQSQSQLQLQHPQGNKENHSESKANHDQESPQQQQQQQQQMQQQQQPDGLEHGEEQEQDDNDNIIPWRAQLRKTNSRLSLI from the exons ATGATACTGCGCACACGACACGCCTGGCGCAG ctCCACGGATACCGAGGACTACATGCAGATACAGATtgcccagcagcaacatccacatccacatcaacatccacatcatcatcatccgtTGCCGCACCAGCTGCAGCATCAGTTGCAGCATCAGCCGCATCATGGGGGCATGGGCGTGGGCGAGCAGCCGCcattgccgccgccgccgccaccatTGCCGCACATGATGCCGCCACCGATGCCGAACATGATGCTCTCGAACATGTCCGGCGATGCCGGCAGCACCACCAACAGCAAGTCACAGAAGCCGAAGAAGCCGGGCCATGGGGCAGCGCCCAGCAGCCAGGATACGGCGACACGCAAACAGCATCAGCCGCTGTCTGCCATCTCGATTCAAGATCTGAACAGTGTGCAG CTGCGTCGCACGGACACACAGAAGGTGCCAAAGCCGTATCAGATGCCGGCGCGCAGCCTGAGCATGCAGTGTCTGACAACGAGCACGGACACGTATCTGAAGACCGATCTGATTGCCGAGCTGAAGATCTCCAAGGATATACCGGGCATCAAGAAGATGAAGGTCGAACAACAGATGGCCAATCGCATGGACTCTGAGCACTATATGGAGATAACCAAACAGTTCACAGCGAACAACTATGTGGATCAG ATCTACTTGCAGATACCAGAAAAGGATCAGGCGGGCAATGCCATACCCGATTGGAAGCGCCAGATGATGGCCAAGAAGGCGGCGGAGCGTGCCAAAAAGGACTTTGAGGATCGCATGGCTCAGGAGGCTGAGTCGCGTCGTCTCTCCCAGATACCGCAATGGAAACGCGATCTATTGGCGCGTCGCGAAGAGACTGAGAACAAGCTGAA AGCGGCCATCTACACGCCCAAGGTGGAGGAGAACAATCGCATTGCGGACACGTGGCGTCTGAAGAATCGCGCCATGTCCATTGACAACATCAATCTGGCCAGCGTTGGTGGCCTCAATGTTGAGCAGCATTaccagcagctgcagctgctccagCAGCAGACACTCCAATCGCACTCCCAATCGCAGTcacagttgcagctgcaacatccACAGGGCAACAAGGAGAATCACAGCGAATCGAAGGCTAATCATGATCAGGAgtcgccacagcagcagcagcaacagcagcagcaaatgcaacagcaacagcagccagatGGACTCGAGCATGGcgaggagcaggagcaggatgACAATGACAACATCATTCCGTGGCGTGCTCAGCTTCGCAAGACCAACAGTCGCCTCAGCTTGATCTAA